GAGTGAGGGACAGTCTAGGTAGGCTCCGTGGGGAACTGGTTATGGCATTGTGAACTGGATAGAAATGTAGCACGGGCAATTAGCCACCGCTAGGGGAAGTGGCAGAGCGAGTTCGGATTAGGTAGCTGTGACGTTGGTGCCAACCTCCAACGGGCCTGCCTTAGTTGGGGTTCGGTAAGAATGGAATACAAAGGACATGGATTTTGGGCAGGGTGGCGAACGGGAATCTTGTCCAACACCACAAGCTTCGAGTAAGTCGCGAACAAATCTCGATTGGCCGCGCCAACCGCTGATCTATGGATGGGGGTCCAACGCGTACTGCAGTAGCTGCAGGGTCGAATCGAAGATGGTGCCCATATGTGGAAATTCGCATCGAGATCTGAGGTGCCATGTGTCAGTTATTCCGCGGCGGCCATGTCCGCGAGACGTTCCCGTGTAACGTGAGGCGAGGCCTGCCTTGCTTCCTTTTCACCGAGCCTGGCCCAAGCTGGTGGCGGAGCCCTCAGCGTTCCATGGCCATACTGTCCAAGCAGAATTTTCAATCTTGTCCAGCAAACAGTGGCAGCAAGCACTGCTAGCTTCGGCATGGTGCACCGAGCCATCTGCCAAGCACTGCTACATGTGGGTAGTGCGAGCCAGAGGAGAAGCTTGCCCTGTCATCTCTCCGTGTGGGGGAACAGCTTGTTAACCGGTTGCATGCACCAAGATAAACTCAAAGTGTCGTTGATTCAAGGCCCGTCTAGGCCATGTTCGCAGTTGGCGGCTGCAAGCGAATGATCTCCAGGGGAGCTTTCTTTCGTGGAGGAAGGCCCGATAACATGACCGCCCACCCACATCTGCCACCCTGCCGCTGTGGGTTGTGCGCTCCGTTAGCCGCTTCCGATGCGGCTCGACGGTACATGCTTCATGCTTCGTCCCGATGCCGACGGCCTCGTGGACCAGCAAGTTCGGTACATGCGTGGGTATACGTGGCAGTACCATTACCGCTCTGCTGGGAGCTTGGAACGATGCCGGGACGGCATGCACGGCATTTACTACTGGAAACACCAGACATGGCATGATTGGATCGCATCACATGCACCTATTCCACCATAGCTCTGAACCCGAGGCCTAGATTTGAGTCGACACCGGCTTCGCTCCGTCGCCGTCACCTTTTATGCCTCATGCGGAGTGGCACACCGAATCCCACCCACTGAGTTTGCTTATCAGGAAAATCTCACATGCACCGCTCCTACGGTGCAGGATGCAACTTGATGGCATCAATGATGATACAAGTCTAATAACTTCTATTCGTCTCGAGCGTGGTGGCGTTAGAGCCTCGTAACCCCAACACCTAAACTCCTTTTCGTTTTCAACCGTGGCGAGTTCCCCCTACTCTTGGGTGCCATTAACAGGCACCACGCCCTTCAACGGTGGCAACAGACTCCTCGCTCCTTGCCTCGCCTGCTGCGCCAGAACTGCATCCATGATTACCAAAGCAGCCATGGTCTCGACAATGGGCACCGCACGTGGGACCACACAGGGATCGTGCCTACCCTTGGCCTCGAGCACGCCATCTTCCTGATCGTACGTCACAGTTGACTGAGCTTGTCCAATCGTTGCAGCGGGCTTGAATGCTACGTTGAAGTAAATGGGCGCGCCGTTTGTGATACCACCCTGGATTCCGCCAGAGTTGTTCGTCTTGGTCGTGAGCTTGGGCTTGGAGCGGTAGACATGCGCAGACGGGTTTTCGCCTGCGGGGACAGCAGGCGCCTTGATGAAGGCATCGTTGTGGATGGAGCCAGGCAGTTGCGCGCCGCCAAAGCCAGAGCCAATCTCGAAGCCTTTTGTTGCCGGAATGGACAACATGGCATGTCCCAGCTTCGCCTCCAGCTTGTCAAAGCATGGCTCTCCCAACCCTGTCGGGCAGTTCCGGATGACGCATGTCACTGTGCCGCCTATGCTGTCGTGCGCGTCCCGGTATTTTGCAATCAAATCCTCCATGCGCTTGGTAACGTCGTCGCTAGGACACCGCACTGGCAGAAACTCGTCTACCTTTTCGCGTGTGATGGAGTCGATCAACTTGAGGTATTCTGGGTTGGTCGAGGCCGTAGGGTGTTCGGCTGTGGGAGGGAAGAGGAACTCGTTTCCGATCGAGTTTGTGAATGCGACGATTTCGATGCCGTAGGCTTCGCGGAGGTACTTCTCAGCGATTGCGCCAGCAGCCACCCTTCCTGTGTCCTGTTAGTGCTTCTGTGACAGTCGTGCGTACTGGACCACGTACCAATGGTCTCACGAGCACTACTCCGGCCACCGCCTGAGCTCGCCTTCACACCGTACTTCTCCAGGTATGTCCAGTCGGCATGGCTGGGCCTTGGGTACTTGTCCATAGTCTGGTTGCCATAGTCCTGCTTGCGCTGGTTCTCGTTCATGACCCTGATGCCAATCGGCGTGCCCAGTGTGATTCCAAACTCTGTACCGGACTGGATTTCGACGCGATCCTTCTCATTGCGGGGTGTTGTGATGGCTGACTGGCCAGGTCGACGGCGCGTCATCTGGGGTTGGATGTCACTCTCGGTGAGAGCCATGCCTGGCGGGCAGCCGTCGATGATGGCGCCAACGGAGAGACAGTGGGATTCGCCATAGCTACGACTATTAGTATGCGCGAGCGCGATCAAAAAAGGCCATTGTGTGCATACGTGGTGACCCTGAAGTGTGTGCCGAATGTAGACATGGTGGTCGTGCTGGTGTAGTGGGAACTCGGTTCTTGGAACTTGAGTAGCGAATTTGGTCAAAGGAACGTGCAATTCTTCTATATGGCAACAATTTCTTAAATCTATAATTTCATGAAGCAATGTGTCTCGTGAAAAGGGCCAGACGCGTGCACTAGAGTAATCAACGTCAGAGTCACTCTAGGAGTTTTATTTATTTAGCGGGGCGCGGAGCTGACCTAGGACCCCGATCTCGGTCGCCGATGGTAGGGCTGACATGAGCATACCATCTCCCTCACCGTATCGAATCTCTCAACGCTACACCACAATCTATCACCCAGGAGTCATAAAGTACTGGATATACCGGTGTAAAAAACtcactgtagtcgccagacacgtcCATTGGGTGCAATATCACTTGGATTGTCGGTGCTTTGCAGAGAACATTAGTTGAGCTTCTGGATGATAAGATTTCGATTTCCGCCACATCCCGGCCATGGACGACAAATCATATGCATAGAGTAGATATGACACCAGCGGTGGTCATGGTAGAGATTGCGGGTAAGTACCTAATGAGATGGTCGTAGCACTGGAAGAGAACGTGGCCGAGAAGCATAGTGTCGGATTCTCCCGCAACTAAAGGTAAATTCGGTCATTCAAGAACATGTCCAACGCGAATCAGATCCTTGGGGCCAATACCTGGGGATTATCGGAAGATGACTACATATGATCAAGAGATCCAATTCAAAGAAGGTAGGCCTCATTGAAGATGTTCCTGGGTATGGTACCAGGATCTTGGAACTGCATCATCCTCAGTCCCGAGAGAGCGCGACTGACCATTTTCAACCAACTGCCAGGCCTCAGACAAGAGTTGTGTTGTAAAGAAGGCAATCGCGGGGTTAGCAGCGCCCAGTGTCGCCGAGAAGAAGATGCAACAACCCCGCGCCAAATCGACGTCGTATGCGTTGTTCTTGCGCTGTACAAAGTTGATCGATTGGCAGTCGCAAAGACGTGGGCAAGTGGGCCGAACAACTGGAAGGCGATCCCGCGCAAGATGAGTCCTCCAGATGAACAACCTCCTGGTTGAGAGGGAGGAGTGACAGGCGTGACAGTCGGTCTAGGTTCAGACTAGGGTGATACGGAGCAACACGACCATGAATGCAGAATGCGCAACCCGTCCGCAAAGTCAAACATGAGAAAGAAGGAAATCGATGTTGCCATTGATGGGTGAATGGAAAAGCCACAAATGTGCGCACGTTGCAGATGCCGACCAACTGGCAGCAAGCACGAAGATCGCCCGGGATTACTAGCGCGGACCCTTGCCGTGACCTCTCAAGAAGTTTTGCTTCTAGACAGCAACACTACCCCCCCAAACACCCCTCAATTTCTCTATCAACATCCGCCTAAACCGCCATCATGACTGAATACGTCAAAGTTGAGAAGATCGTCCCCAAGTTCCCGCCGCCGGCCTTCAGCGACATCGCCAAGGCCTCCAACGACGTATGTTTTGGCTCCCCGCGACGAGCTTGACCATTGCGCCATTGCTAACCTGGCCGCCCTCTAGCTCATCAACAAGGACTTTTACCACACCGCCGCAGGTCTGCAACATCAATTGGCTTGTCGGCGTATGTACTGACGCGGCTATAGCTGCTCTCGAGGTCAAGCTCAAGGCGCCCAACGGTGTCAACTTTACCGCCAAGGGCACATCTGCTCACGATGGCCCCGTCACCTCTTCTGTATGTTCAAGGCCGGTGCGGGCCCAAGTCCAATGGCTGACATGTTGGACAGCTCGAAGGAAAGAAGTCGCTCTCCAACGGTACGGCACAGCGTTTATTTCTCCCTCGCTCTATCCATCTCGTAATTCCTTTTCATTCATCGCGACACTGTACTTCGTATATATATCACATGGCGCAGCCTCCTGGAAAAAGGGGCGCGACTATGACGGGTTACGGAATCAGTCTGCTGACGACAAAACGCGCAGGCATCAGCATCACCCAGTCATGGAACACTGCCAACTTGCTTGCTACCAAGGTTGAGCTCAACGACACCTTTGCTAGCGGCTTGAAGACCGAGGTTCTCTCCAACTTCAACCCCGCCGCGGGTAACAAGGGCCAGAAGGTCAACCTTCACTTCAAGCAGCCCGCTTTCCACGGCCGCGCCTTTGTTGACTACTCGGCCGCTGGTGCCATTGGCACCATCGCTGATGCCGTCGTTAGCCACGAGGGTATGGTCGTCGGTGGAGAAGTTGGTTACGATGTGCAGAAGGCTGCCATCACCAAGTACTCGGCCGCCGTTGGATACACGACTCCTCTTTACAACGCCGCTGTCACTGCTACCAACTCCCTGAGCGTTTTCACTGCTTCGTACTACCAGCGCGTCAACCCCGCTGTCGAGGCTGGTGCTCGCGCCGTCTGGGACTCAAAGTCTGGCAACAATGTCGGTCTTGAAATCGCGGCCAAGTACAAGCTTGACCCTGCGTCTTTCGCTAAGGTAGGTGACAGTCCCTGACATGCACGAGGGCTGTTATGTTAAACCCCTATAGGCCAAGATCAACAACCTCGGCATTGCTTCCCTCGCCTACAACACCAAGGTCAACAGCGGCTTGACCTTTGGTATTGGCGGCTCTTTCGATACCCAGAAGCTGAACGAGGCCGGCCACAAGCTCGGCACCAGCTTCACCTTTGAGGGTTAAGCGTCTTGGTTAAAAGACATTTGTGGATAGCAACGAGTGTAGGAGAGGTTTTAGATTCCCTTGATTCTCGCCTCGCGGATTCATAAATctagaagaaaagaagacGTATATTATTGTTGCTCCGGCATATACAAGAATTGTCTCCATGCAGGCTTTGAAGACTAGATGGTTTCGTATGGCATGCATTGCAACTGTGAGCACTGTGTTATATATGTTGTCCATGTAAGCCAGAAGTGTCTATGATTCGTTGGGTTTCCTAGACATGGTCAGGATCAAGCCCTTGTCCACTCGTATGACCTGAAATGATGAATATCCCCTGCGCGTGGAGAAGACATGTGGAGAAAGTAAGTAATGTCGTGCATGACATGCACATGCACGTAATCACTTCAGGGTGCGTGCCTATTGTGGGTATACTCTGCCAGGGTATGAGAAGGCGCGAGGTTGCACGTCGTATTGCCACATGATGACAGATCAAGCCTTCTCATGCCCCTCATGTCGATCCCCAAACAGTTTGACCGTAATCCCACATATGCCGATGACACTCGACATGACGATAAAGTTGACCACCATGTTTCCCTTTTCCCATTCCTCTTCCACCTTGACTGTGCTTCGCATCTTTCTCCGCCTAGCCCATATATGCTCATTAATGCTATCATGCGTCGCTTTATGTCGTCTATTGTCAAAGTGAGGAACCTCGTTGCCTTGTCTCTGTTGCCCGGGACCAAAACCACCCCATTCACCATAACTTTCCCGTCCGGCTTCTTTACCCTCGGCCTCGGGATGGGGGTTGGAATGTGCGTGTTCGGCTCGCTTGGCGCCATGTTTTCCGTAGCCGCCAGACTTGTAGAATGAGGGCGGTGGACCGCGGAAGGTGCTGCGCTTCTTGTTCAGTCCACTCGCTGGGCGCGACCCGTATGCAGCTGAACTGTAACTTCCTTGTGGGGCTTCATTCCCGCTTCTGCCCCATCGCGACTGCCTTGCAGAGTGCTCCAGTTGTGCGTCGTATTGTGCACGCTTCTCAGGGACGGATAGAATGTGGTAGGCTTCGCTGATTGCAACGAAGCGGGTCGAGGCGTCGGGGTCGTTGCGGTTGTGGTCTGGGTGATTTTTCTTGGAGAGGGTGTAGAATTGGCGCTTGATTTCCGACGGCGTCGCTGTGTGGTTTATTTGAAGGGTTTCATAGTGATTAACTAGAGCATCTGCATATTGTGGCGTCGAAGTATGAAAGTGCGAGACTTGTGCTATGCGCCGCGGAGGCGCAGGTATAGTGCGTTGGAGACATGAGTGACACACGTATGGTGCGTGGAAGCTTGGTGTTCGCGAAGATGAGGTCTGGGCGATTGACCGCAGGAGATTAGGTGCGCGGGGTGGCATTGCCCATATATACAGAGAGTGCGGTGTACATGGAAAGGTTGGATGAATGTTTGGTCGCATGTAGAACGTCATCGGCGCCGCTAACACGGCCATGGCCTAGCCGGAGGACAGACCGAGCCGATGGTGGCACTTCGAGGTATCTCCGACGTCTATTAGCGGGGCGTTTCACGACCCTCGTAATTTTGTAGATTCGCCCACGAGACCTTTACCTACTCAACGCCCGGTTGCATAATCAACATGGCGGCAAAGGTAGCCGACGATGTCGCCAACTTGAAGTGTATGTGTCTACATTAACGTGACATGTACAGCGCTACAGCAACTAATAACATGCAGTGGACGACTCCAACACCAAGCCTGCCAGCGGCGCGGCAGAGAACGGCGACAAGCCCACCGGCGACGCAGAACACGAAGATTCGGACGATGACAACGAGGCAGAGGAAGGCGCTCCTGAAGCCGGCGAGGGAGCAGcgaaaaagaagaagaagagaaagcccagaaagaagaagaaggctggAGCAGCAGGCGCTGGAGGAGCAAAGACGCAGACGGCACCACCTCGCGTACGCATCGATGAAGTCTTCCCCAACGACTCATATCCAGAGGGCGAGATCCAAGAATACGTCAACGAGAACGCTTACCGAACGACCAACGAAGAGAAGCGCCACCTCGATCGCATGAACAACGACTTCCTCACCGAGTACCGCAAAGGCGCAGAGATCCACCGTGAAGTCCGACAATGGGCCCAGAAATGGATCAAGCCTGGCATGGGTCTGACCGAGATTGCAGAGGGCATCGAAGACTCGGTCCGCGCATTGACAGGACACCAAGGCCTAGGAAACGGAGATGCGCAAATTGCAGGCATGGGTTTCCCAACTGGTCTCAGCATAAACCACTGCGCGGCGCATTACACGCCTAATGCAGGCAACAAGATGGTCGTCAACTACGAGGACGTCATGAAGGTCGATTTCGGTGTACACATCAACGGCCGCATCGTGGACAGCGCCTTCACCCTGACCTTTGACCCCGTATACGACAACCTCGTCAACGCATGCAAGGCTGCCACCAACGCTGGTATCAAGGAGGCAGGTATTGATGTGCGCATGAGCGATATCGGTGCTGCCATCCAGGAGGTCATGGAGAGTTACGAGGTGGAGATCAAGGGCGAGATGCTGCCTGTCAAGTGCATAAGGAACCTGAACGGTCATTCCATCGGACactacaccattcacggtGGCAAGACCGTCCCCATTGTCAAGGGCGGGGACCAGACTAAGATGGAGGAAGGCGAGACTTTTGCTATCGAGACATTCGGTAGCACAGGAAAGGGTTACGTCCGCGATGATGTAAGTTGGCTCTTTCTCTACTTCTTTCCCACTTCCTCCTGCTAATACACTTTCTAGATGGAGACATCGCATTACGCCATGAAGGCCGACGCACCCAAAGTCGCCCTCCGCGTCTCATCAGCAAAGACACTACTCAACTCCATCACCAAGAACTTTGGCACTCTGCCTTTCTGCAGGAGATATCTTGACCGCATGGGTCATGACAAGTACCTCTTGGGCTTGAACAACCTGGTCAGCGCGGGCATCGTGGAAGCGTACCCGCCGCTGTGCGATATCAAGGGTAGTTACACGGCGCAGAGTGAACATGTAAGTTGCATCTTATCGTTGTTCAAAACGGGATCTTTATTAACGATCATCAGACTTTTGTGCTTAGGCCCACGTGCAAGGAGGTGCTTAGTCGTGGTGACGACTACTAGATGATCGGAAACGTTTGCTAAACGATTAGTCTTGGTTTCGGGCATTATGATAAAAACTTGGTGTCAAAGCACGACACATACATGCTGTAATGGTATACCAAGGGGGGTACATGACGGCTTTTATGTCGAGAGATACGATTCATGAAGTCAGGAAAAAAAAGGTACAAGACGAAATGTGAAATATGAAATGCACAAACCAATCCATCCTCGCATTGACTGATCTCTCGTGCTATTATTCTTACACGCTCGTTAACAGACGGAGACTCAGTCTAGTGCATGATAGCTAATCACGTACTTGACCTAGACTAGGTACATGCTTCCGCAAAAACATCACAATATCCGCCAACATATCGTCTAAATACATATGTCCTAGCCCTTCATACACATACCTAATTGTTTCACGCAATCCAGCGAGTTGGATGTGCGCTTTGTGCGTTGGGCATAGGCATCTAGTAGGTATTAGTTAAACTATTAGCAGGTAAGGGCGCGGTTGTATGCTTTTGTGCGGAGGGGCGGGCGGTGGGGAAGATAAATATCGTAGTAGGGTGGAGGGATTAGGGTGTTGTTTAGTTGGTGAAATCTAGTGGAGAAGAAGGGGAGGGCGTGATGGTGTGGTGGAGTAGTGGCTGTGCGAAGATTGAGGCTGTGGAGCTGCGGCCgtggaggatgatgatggtTGTGGTGTGGGTTTTGGTAGGTGGGAAGGTAAGGGGGTTAGGCTATAGAGGCGTCTTTAAGGGAGTATGAGGTGATATTTTGATGTGTGTTAGGTTTGCTAGAGTGTGAAATAGGTTAGGGAAGAGAGAGGCCTATTAAATAAGTATATGTTTACCTGTTATATAGAAAGAGAAAGATCAAAAAGAAAAGCCACTATATAGGTTCTACATATACCATTCAGGTTATGCAGATGGCCTCTCTACTGTAGTACTATCGATTACATCCTTCAAAGACCATCACCATAAACTGCATGCTTACAACACAAGCATTACCGCCGTCACCACACCAGCCGCCCATCCCACCATCCTAGCACTAATACCAGCCCCGGCACTCTTCCACGGCGTCACTTGCTCCGGCACACGACTTCCTTCCACTGTCTTGTTCGCAGTCAAACACACAAACTCGACGCTGCTTTGCACTAAATTCGATTCTGGGTCAGCAAATCGTCCCAGTAGGACGACTGGGATCGTCTGGCGCGTCATGAGATCATAAATCTGGTCCGTAGTGACATTTTCGTCAATGTTACTCGCCACTTCAACGGATGTTGCTGTCCGGAACGTGTTGTAATTGTCCGGGATCTGCACCTCGGGCATGTCGGTGTAGGCGCACGTGCTGTTGGCCATGTCGACGAAGTAGAGGCCTGTGCGAAGTCATTTAGCTACATGTACAAAAGCTGCAGATTCCCGAGTCGCAAGTCAAATAGTCTCTGTTCTGTGCGAGAgaaaaagaaagaaagaaagagCATAAGGGGGGACCTCATACAGGGGACAACCGAAGTAACGTACTGTGTGAACCGCCACTCAACATTGGACACGCCTTTTTGAACTCTTCTGATGTGGACCCAGTATCGGAGCTGGGACAGTAAAATGCCGGACTTAGTAGTGCCTTATTCAAGTGATCCATGCAGTCCGAGCTGATCACGCCGCTACAGCTGTTCTCCCCTCCGGATTCCAACGTCGCATTGATGCTTTGGTATCGGTAGTTGCAGATTTTGGTGTTGTTGGGCACGTTTCCAGGTACCGAGATGTAGGCATTTCCTCGGATATCGAACCTATCATCAAATTTGGGCCCTGGAGGTCCGACGAGGACAGAGACATACCACGGGTCGTCGCCGGCGTAGGAGGAATTCCAAGTGAATTCTTGCTGGCCAGTTGAGTTCACGGCTCTGAATTCCTGGCGCTGGCTTCCGCAGGAGGAATTTTGCGCATTGACAAACGCCGTGGTGAGGAGTCCTGATATTGTAAAGAGCAGCAACTTTGGGTTGTTAGACGTCCACATATTGACTTGGCCTAAGGGTAAAGCCTTGGGCGATTATTCCTTTAGACTTGCGAGAATACATCTTTATGTACCATTTCAGTGTATGTGGCGGTTAGGCACCCTATTGGAATGACGCACGCCAAGAGCATTACCGTGCATAGTAACTCTGATTTGCCAATTTCTATGGTGTTGAGGTTAAAATCCACCCGATCGACAAAGTTCGGCATTCCGTACCCGTCTAAATGAATATGATCTACAGTTAGGTGCGCTGCGCCGTCCCGTAAGCGCTGGGAGCTGACTCGGTTCGCTACCGACGGCGCAGTTGACTGTGCCGTACTACGGTATTGAGGCACACATCCATGTAGACAAGGGTGATCTTCCTTGACTGCAAGCGCAACGAAGGAGCGACGATATCTACCGTAGTTGGCCTGGCAACAAGTACTTGGCCTTTGTTAGTAGGATTCATTTTCCTCCAAAGAACGCTGTGCGTAGGAAACTATGCGTAAGACGGGATTCATTCAACGCAGGCGCCACTTTGGCAGGAAGTTCTATGTTAGTGCCCATAGTAATCTTGTCTCGCTGAGGGAATGAGGCTTCGAACAAGTCCgaagagagagagaataTACAAAATCTAAAAagggtggtggtggttgtTTTCATTCTGCGCAGTAGAGGCAATGAGTTATCAAAGGGGGAGTGCGTGCATCCCTTCGCACTCATTACATTAGTCAAAAAAGGCTGCCATTCCGAGGAGGGTACTAAGTACTAGAAACGAGAGAAGGGAGCCCTAAAAATAGACCTACCTAAACGAATTGCTAATCTTATATTTCCGATCGGTAGATGTAGATCATCTTATTTTGCCGGATAGTGTTCACGGCTCGAATGATTTAAACTGGGGTACCTTCAGTCGTAGACTTGAATC
This sequence is a window from Pyrenophora tritici-repentis strain M4 chromosome 4, whole genome shotgun sequence. Protein-coding genes within it:
- a CDS encoding AroC, Chorismate synthase, whose product is MSTFGTHFRVTTYGESHCLSVGAIIDGCPPGMALTESDIQPQMTRRRPGQSAITTPRNEKDRVEIQSGTEFGITLGTPIGIRVMNENQRKQDYGNQTMDKYPRPSHADWTYLEKYGVKASSGGGRSSARETIGRVAAGAIAEKYLREAYGIEIVAFTNSIGNEFLFPPTAEHPTASTNPEYLKLIDSITREKVDEFLPVRCPSDDVTKRMEDLIAKYRDAHDSIGGTVTCVIRNCPTGLGEPCFDKLEAKLGHAMLSIPATKGFEIGSGFGGAQLPGSIHNDAFIKAPAVPAGENPSAHVYRSKPKLTTKTNNSGGIQGGITNGAPIYFNVAFKPAATIGQAQSTVTYDQEDGVLEAKGRHDPCVVPRAVPIVETMAALVIMDAVLAQQARQGARSLLPPLKGVVPVNGTQE
- a CDS encoding Mitochondrial porin (voltage-dependent anion channel) — protein: MTEYVKVEKIVPKFPPPAFSDIAKASNDLINKDFYHTAAAALEVKLKAPNGVNFTAKGTSAHDGPVTSSLEGKKSLSNGISITQSWNTANLLATKVELNDTFASGLKTEVLSNFNPAAGNKGQKVNLHFKQPAFHGRAFVDYSAAGAIGTIADAVVSHEGMVVGGEVGYDVQKAAITKYSAAVGYTTPLYNAAVTATNSLSVFTASYYQRVNPAVEAGARAVWDSKSGNNVGLEIAAKYKLDPASFAKAKINNLGIASLAYNTKVNSGLTFGIGGSFDTQKLNEAGHKLGTSFTFEG
- a CDS encoding DnaJ, DnaJ-class molecular chaperone with C-terminal Zn finger domain protein, giving the protein MPPRAPNLLRSIAQTSSSRTPSFHAPYVCHSCLQRTIPAPPRRIAQVSHFHTSTPQYADALVNHYETLQINHTATPSEIKRQFYTLSKKNHPDHNRNDPDASTRFVAISEAYHILSVPEKRAQYDAQLEHSARQSRWGRSGNEAPQGSYSSAAYGSRPASGLNKKRSTFRGPPPSFYKSGGYGKHGAKRAEHAHSNPHPEAEGKEAGRESYGEWGGFGPGQQRQGNEVPHFDNRRHKATHDSINEHIWARRRKMRSTVKVEEEWEKGNMVVNFIVMSSVIGICGITVKLFGDRHEGHEKA
- a CDS encoding Map, Methionine aminopeptidase; this encodes MNNDFLTEYRKGAEIHREVRQWAQKWIKPGMGLTEIAEGIEDSVRALTGHQGLGNGDAQIAGMGFPTGLSINHCAAHYTPNAGNKMVVNYEDVMKVDFGVHINGRIVDSAFTLTFDPVYDNLVNACKAATNAGIKEAGIDVRMSDIGAAIQEVMESYEVEIKGEMLPVKCIRNLNGHSIGHYTIHGGKTVPIVKGGDQTKMEEGETFAIETFGSTGKGYVRDDMETSHYAMKADAPKVALRVSSAKTLLNSITKNFGTLPFCRRYLDRMGHDKYLLGLNNLVSAGIVEAYPPLCDIKGSYTAQSEHTFVLRPTCKEVLSRGDDY